Proteins encoded together in one Longimicrobium sp. window:
- a CDS encoding RES family NAD+ phosphorylase — translation MPPLEEIEATLCRAIREIHLRRDPPQPLYYEGSLEGRRYTPPAGPAGLYLATDPSTAFAEIRDLLQGPGERALPLTPRDPVTLVYVEVDLGGVLDLTNPEVRRQLRVSKRQILAEWEPAMLAYLGSKGPMPLTQRIAEAAHLSGAVSGILYPSARWEGGRCLVIFPDRVRVDDRVRAYDTTGKLSQRLAPSAW, via the coding sequence GTGCCCCCGCTCGAAGAGATCGAGGCGACGCTGTGCCGCGCCATTCGCGAGATCCATCTCCGGAGAGATCCGCCCCAACCCCTGTACTATGAGGGGTCGCTGGAGGGAAGGCGCTACACGCCGCCAGCAGGTCCCGCCGGATTGTATCTAGCCACCGATCCATCCACCGCATTCGCCGAAATCCGCGATCTGTTGCAGGGACCAGGAGAACGCGCGCTCCCGTTGACTCCGCGTGATCCGGTCACACTGGTGTACGTCGAAGTCGATCTCGGGGGTGTGCTTGACCTCACGAATCCGGAGGTCCGGCGTCAGTTGCGTGTGAGCAAGCGCCAGATCCTTGCGGAATGGGAGCCGGCCATGCTCGCGTATCTAGGCAGCAAGGGCCCCATGCCTCTTACGCAGCGTATCGCGGAGGCTGCACACCTGTCTGGAGCCGTGAGCGGCATCCTCTACCCGTCCGCGCGGTGGGAGGGGGGGCGATGCCTGGTCATCTTCCCAGACCGCGTGCGGGTGGACGACCGCGTCCGGGCGTACGACACCACAGGGAAGCTCTCGCAGCGGCTCGCCCCCTCCGCTTGGTAG
- a CDS encoding phage holin family protein has product MNLLLRWIASALAVAAAAYFVPGIRVTGGLQTYFVVALILGIANAVARPIVKGLACGLIVLTLGLFLFVINAAMLWLTSLAAQHFGYGFYVDGFVPAIVGSIVISLVSWVLSMFLTDDD; this is encoded by the coding sequence ATGAACCTCCTCCTGCGCTGGATCGCGTCCGCACTGGCAGTGGCGGCCGCGGCGTACTTCGTCCCGGGAATCCGCGTGACCGGCGGGCTCCAGACGTACTTCGTGGTGGCGCTGATCCTGGGCATCGCCAACGCCGTTGCGCGCCCCATCGTCAAGGGGCTGGCGTGCGGCCTGATCGTGCTCACGCTGGGCCTCTTCCTCTTCGTCATCAACGCCGCCATGCTCTGGCTCACCTCGCTGGCGGCGCAGCACTTCGGCTACGGCTTCTACGTCGACGGCTTCGTCCCGGCGATCGTCGGCTCCATCGTCATCAGCCTGGTGAGCTGGGTCCTCTCGATGTTCCTGACGGACGACGACTGA
- the ndk gene encoding nucleoside-diphosphate kinase, which translates to MPRTFAMIKPDAVQAGNVGNIVAHIQTAGFRIVGMKLMQISLQQAQRFYEVHAGRPFYGELVEFMSSGPSVVLALDAENAVQKWRDTIGSTDPAEAADGTIRKLYAESKGRNAVHGSDADDTAAAEIAFFFAGTELVG; encoded by the coding sequence ATGCCCCGTACCTTTGCCATGATCAAGCCCGACGCCGTCCAGGCCGGCAACGTCGGGAACATCGTCGCACACATCCAGACGGCCGGGTTCCGGATCGTGGGGATGAAGCTGATGCAGATCAGCCTGCAGCAGGCGCAGCGCTTCTACGAGGTCCACGCCGGCCGCCCGTTCTACGGCGAGCTGGTCGAGTTCATGAGCAGCGGCCCCTCCGTGGTGCTGGCGCTCGACGCCGAGAACGCGGTGCAGAAGTGGCGCGACACCATCGGCTCCACCGACCCCGCCGAGGCCGCCGACGGCACCATCCGCAAGCTCTACGCGGAGAGCAAGGGCCGCAACGCCGTCCACGGCAGCGACGCCGACGACACGGCCGCCGCCGAGATCGCCTTCTTCTTCGCGGGCACCGAGCTGGTCGGCTGA
- a CDS encoding CBS domain-containing protein translates to MAREGGREVRLTEILRPAHVVAPLAASTVHEAVSQLARRLIETGDVAQPERLERLFTDQHVRDLIHIGGRVLLPHLRTEAVERLVVALGVAPKPLRTSADDPSGDAQVMVLVLAPPAAADPYLQTVAALARALRDDATVDHLVAARSAEEVLAIPEILAITIQPRLTVKDVMTQRVYRVSPDDSVQDVLALVRQHHLRAIPVVGEGREVLGMVTDRDLLRHFLPGVQSRAVSPSPEEIRTLRVRDVMSRSVICVSEDQALAEVTSIMVSKDLERLPVTNEGKLTGFLTRGDILRKLFAF, encoded by the coding sequence ATGGCTCGTGAAGGGGGGCGCGAGGTGCGGCTGACGGAGATCCTCCGCCCCGCGCACGTCGTCGCCCCTCTTGCGGCCTCCACGGTGCACGAGGCGGTATCCCAGCTCGCGCGCCGCCTGATCGAAACGGGGGACGTGGCGCAGCCGGAGCGATTGGAGCGCCTCTTCACCGACCAGCACGTGCGGGACCTGATCCACATCGGCGGGCGGGTGCTGCTGCCGCACCTGCGCACGGAGGCGGTGGAGCGGCTGGTTGTGGCGCTGGGGGTGGCCCCGAAGCCGCTGCGCACCAGCGCCGACGACCCCAGCGGCGACGCGCAGGTGATGGTGCTGGTCCTCGCCCCGCCCGCCGCCGCGGACCCGTACCTCCAGACGGTGGCCGCGCTGGCTCGCGCCCTTCGCGACGACGCCACGGTGGACCACCTGGTGGCGGCGCGCAGCGCGGAGGAGGTGCTGGCGATCCCCGAGATCCTCGCCATCACCATCCAGCCGCGCCTGACGGTAAAGGACGTGATGACGCAGCGCGTCTACCGCGTCTCGCCGGACGACAGCGTGCAGGACGTGCTGGCCCTGGTCCGCCAGCACCACCTCCGCGCGATCCCGGTGGTGGGGGAGGGCAGGGAAGTGCTGGGGATGGTCACCGACCGCGACCTCCTGCGCCACTTCCTCCCGGGCGTGCAGAGCCGCGCCGTGAGCCCCTCCCCGGAGGAGATCCGCACCCTCCGCGTCCGCGACGTGATGTCGCGTTCCGTGATCTGCGTCTCCGAGGACCAGGCCCTCGCCGAAGTCACCTCCATCATGGTCTCCAAGGACCTGGAGCGCCTGCCGGTGACGAATGAAGGCAAGCTGACGGGCTTTCTGACGCGGGGGGATATACTTCGCAAGCTGTTCGCGTTCTGA